The sequence AGCTGCCCGAGACGCCTGCGCGCGTCTTTCTCGCCATTGGCCGCCAGCACATCGCGCCATTCGCGAGCAAGCCTCGGCACGCCTACACGCTGCGGTTCGTCGATCCGCCCGAGGCGCCCCTGCCCTTCGCAGCCGACGTGATCGTGTCGCGCGGACCGTTCACGCTTGAGGGCGAACTGGAGATGATGCGGAGCCGTGGCATCGCCTGGATCGTCGCCCGCAATTCCGGTGGCGACGGCGCGCGCGCCAAGATCGACGCAGCGCGCGTGATCGGCCTTCCCGTGATCATGATCTCGCGACCAAAACTGCCCGAGCGTCCGCGGGTCGAGAGTGTCGCCGACGTGATGCAGTGGCTCGGTCATTCTACCCGCCTCGGTGCATAGACCCAGCGGCCGACGCGGCGCGTCTGCGAATTGCCGACGATGACGACGGTCCGCATGTCGGCCATCTCGGGCCGTGCCTCGTTCAGCGAGACGGTCTCGATCTTCTCGTCAGCAGCGCTGATCGCGCGCGCGAAGATCACGAGGCGCTCCCCGCAGCCGGACTCTTTCAACACCGCCAGCGCGCGGCCAAATCCCTCAGGCCGGCTCGCCGAACGGGGGTTGTACATCGCGATCGCAAAATCGCCCTCCGCCGCGAGCCGCAGACGCTTCTCGATCACCGCCCACGGCTTGAGATTATCGGAGAGATTGATCGCGCAGAAGTCGTGTCCGAGCGGCGCGCCGGCCCGCGCGGCGGCCGCCAGCATCGCGGTGATGCCCGGCAGCACGCGGATCGGCAACGCCTGATATTGCGGCGCCTGTTCAAGCGCCTCGAACACGGCAGACGCCATCGCGAAGACGCCGGGATCTCCCGAGGAGACGACGACGACCTGCCCGCCTTCGGCGGCCAGACGCAACGCCTCGCTCGCGCGTTGCAGCTCTTCGCGGTTGTCGGATGGATGCAGCTTGAGGCCCGGTCGCGGCGGCACGCGCGAGACATAGGGCGCATAGCCCAGGATGTCCGTCGCGGTCGCGAGCGCGGCGGAAACCTCCGGCGTCACTAGCGCCTCGCTGCCGGGGCCGAGGCCCGCGATGGTCAGGGTGCCCGTCATTCGGCCGCGTCCAGATGGCGGCCCTTGCCGTGCACGAGCACGATCGCGAAATAGGGACAGTCGGCGGCATCGATCTCGGCAAGCCGCGCCACGCGCTCGCCCGGCATGGTGCCGCGCTCGACCAGCCAGGCATCGTCCAGCCGCCCGGCGGAGGCGAGCGCGCGACGCACCTTTGCGAGATTGCGGCCGGTTTTCATGACGACCAGCGCGTCGGAATCGCGCATGCGGCGTTCGAGTTCGCCCTCGGGAAGCGTGCCCATCAGCACCGTCGTCACGTCATCACCGAGCGCGATTGGTTGTCCCACGCCATTCCAGCAGCCAACCATGCCGGGAATGCCCGCGATCACCTCGATCTCGACGCGCCCCTGCAGGCGCGTGTGCAGATGCATGAAGGAGCCGTAGAAGTAGGGATCGCCCTCACAGAGCACGACGACGTCAACCGCGCGCGTCAGCCGCGCCAGGCGCTCGGCCCATTCATCGTAGAATCCGGCGAGCAGCTGCACGTATTCGGGGCTGTCGAATGCGATCTCCGTCGTCACCGGATACTCCATCGGATATTCGGTGACGTTGGAGGCCAGCATGCCCTCGACAATGCGCCGTGCCTGACCCGGCCTGCCTTTCTTGCGGAAATAGGCAACGTGTTGGGCGCCGCGCACGGTGCGATCGGCGCGCACGCTCATCAGATCGGGATCACCGGGGCCGAGACCGCAGCAGATGATGCGTCCCATCGCTATTCGCTCCGGCTCGCCAGCGCGTTCACGGCAGCGACCGTGATCGCCGAGCCCCCAAGGCGGCCCTCGACCGTCAGCGCCGGCACGGGTGGATTGGCCATCAGCGCGGCCTTGGACTCGGCGGCACCGACGAAGCCGACCGGACAGCCGATGAT is a genomic window of Bradyrhizobium sp. CB1717 containing:
- a CDS encoding cobalt-precorrin-6A reductase; translation: MTRALILGGTADASSLAAEIARARIEAVYSYGGRTRTPADQPLPTRIGGFGGVGGLADYIRREGITHVIDATHPFAAEMSRNAVAACAEAGTPLIALERMPWDRTQGDNWIEVDDVNAAVAELPETPARVFLAIGRQHIAPFASKPRHAYTLRFVDPPEAPLPFAADVIVSRGPFTLEGELEMMRSRGIAWIVARNSGGDGARAKIDAARVIGLPVIMISRPKLPERPRVESVADVMQWLGHSTRLGA
- the cobJ gene encoding precorrin-3B C(17)-methyltransferase; the encoded protein is MTGTLTIAGLGPGSEALVTPEVSAALATATDILGYAPYVSRVPPRPGLKLHPSDNREELQRASEALRLAAEGGQVVVVSSGDPGVFAMASAVFEALEQAPQYQALPIRVLPGITAMLAAAARAGAPLGHDFCAINLSDNLKPWAVIEKRLRLAAEGDFAIAMYNPRSASRPEGFGRALAVLKESGCGERLVIFARAISAADEKIETVSLNEARPEMADMRTVVIVGNSQTRRVGRWVYAPRRVE
- a CDS encoding precorrin-2 C(20)-methyltransferase, with the translated sequence MGRIICCGLGPGDPDLMSVRADRTVRGAQHVAYFRKKGRPGQARRIVEGMLASNVTEYPMEYPVTTEIAFDSPEYVQLLAGFYDEWAERLARLTRAVDVVVLCEGDPYFYGSFMHLHTRLQGRVEIEVIAGIPGMVGCWNGVGQPIALGDDVTTVLMGTLPEGELERRMRDSDALVVMKTGRNLAKVRRALASAGRLDDAWLVERGTMPGERVARLAEIDAADCPYFAIVLVHGKGRHLDAAE